In Ostrea edulis chromosome 6, xbOstEdul1.1, whole genome shotgun sequence, a single window of DNA contains:
- the LOC125646841 gene encoding uncharacterized protein LOC125646841, producing the protein MGMLYMLKMKPSLIYLNFVIGIAFSAIHVDDETLPAEFSIQIKEASTEVWMGETTYQVEFETRIELKSKVAWFLHHMNQKYPVVFGDPNFSSSMSYRWPYKNRYIARLRAREHIDTLEKKTIEFAVSLDQSTVMITFDELRNKNTTTSQTFDLEPMFKVSVHNKTEMNETTYIEYEAGYDVRGSGAEDQQLVMSRYIVKKSNDSDENEVEFISKSIKNIPSDEILFFDWEDNNAALFVDVTEIKMSYGPAEVIKTMVLRTENHFWNGDQMKPLYGKALFQEYDIIKDDQRPIKIAHCEAIGDVIISIGLRGKNGMADIPSHQIPAVQVNYGYFREAFALLRYYRGKLGDYEAYCSLQ; encoded by the exons ATGGGGATGCTATACATGCTGAAAATGAAGCCGAGTTTGATTTACTTGAACTTTGTCATTGGAATAGCCTTTTCTGCG aTTCATGTCGACGATGAGACCTTGCCTGCCGAGTTTTCTATTCAAATCAAAGAGGCATCTACCGAAGTGTGGATGGGTGAAACGACGTACCAAGTTGAATTCGAAACCAGAATTGAGCTTAAGTCTAAGGTCGCGTGGTTTTTGCATCATATGAATCAGAAATATCCTGTCGTTT TTGGCGATCCAAATTTTTCTTCCTCAATGTCCTACCGTTGGCCGTACAAGAATCGGTATATCGCCAGACTGAGGGCCAGAGAACACATCGACACACTTGAGAAAAAGACAATAGAATTTGCAGTTAGTCTAGATCAATCTACAGTCATGATAACATTCGACGAACTGAGGAATAAAAACACCACAACATCTCAGACCTTTGATTTAGAACCTATG TTCAAGGTTTCTGTTCACAACAAGACAGAAATGAATGAAACAACATACATTGAATATGAAGCAGGATACGATGTGCGAGGCAGCGGTGCAGAAGATCAACAGTTAGTCAT GTCCAGATATATTGTGAAGAAGAGCAACGATAGCGATGAAAATGAGGTGGAATTCATTAGTAAATCCATCAAGAATATCCCTAGTGacgaaattttatttttcgacTGGGAGGACAATAATGCTGCTCTATTTGTTGACGTCACAGAAATCAAGATGTCATATG GACCTGCTGAAGTCATCAAGACGATGGTTTTGAGAACTGAAAATCATTTCTGGAACGGAGATCAAATGAAACCATTGTATGGCAAAGCCCTTTTCCAGGAATATGACATCATCAAGGACGATCAACGACCAATCAAAATTGCTCATTGCGAAGCCATTGGGGACGTTATCATTAGTATTGGTCTGCGTGGAAAAAACGGTATGGCGGATATACCGTCACATCAGATACCAGCGGTGCAAGTTAATTACGGTTACTTCCGGGAGGCGTTTGCTTTACTGAGATATTACCGAGGAAAATTGGGAGATTATGAAGCGTACTGCAGCCTTCAATAA